Proteins found in one Physeter macrocephalus isolate SW-GA chromosome 17, ASM283717v5, whole genome shotgun sequence genomic segment:
- the PPP6R1 gene encoding serine/threonine-protein phosphatase 6 regulatory subunit 1 isoform X5 — MFWKFDLHTSSHLDTLLEREDLSLPELLDEEDVLQECKVVNRKLLDFLLQPPHLQAMVAWVTQEPPASGEERLRYKYPSVACEILTSDVPQINDALGADESLLHRLYGFLQSSGRLNPLLASFFSKVMGVLINRKTDQLVSFLRKKEDFVDLLLQHIGTSAIMDLLLRLLTCVERPQLRQDVVNWLNEEKIIQRLIEQIHPSKDDNQHSNASQSLCDIIRLSREQMIQVQESPEPDQLVATLEKQETIEQLLSNMLEGEQSQSVIVSGIQVLLTLLEPRRPRSESVTVNNFFSSVDGQLELLAQAALDGTVSSVGTLHALRPRLSRFHQLLLEPPELEPLRTTWGSLAPPLGNTRLHVVKLLASALSASDAALTQELLALDVPNTLLDLFFHYVFNNFLHAQVEVCVSTMLSSGPPSNSSSDTPAQNPVVKHLLQQCRLVERILTSWEENDRVQSAGGPRKGYMGHLTRVANALAQNSEKGPNAEQLGQLLKELPEEQRERWEVFVSGPLAETNKKNTVDLVNTHHLHSSSDDEDDRLKEFNFPEEAVLQQAFMDFQMQRMTSAFIDHFGFNDEEFGEQEESVNAPFDKTANITFSLNADDDNPNANLLEICYKDRIQQFDDEEEDEEEGQGSGGSDGEDGAWQGGQLARGARLGQPPGVRSGGSTDSEEDEDDEEDEDDEDGDRRVARGRAGPASHPSPSPQPPGPSWTATFDPVPVDAPTGPQACREKELHSGPPAPQEPCNGPPDPPAPSPAGPAAPSTLQLRSQDPIPSSAPQEATDGSKVAEPSAPCQALVSVGDLQATLRGTHSAPSSLDR; from the exons ATGTTTTGGAAGTTTGACCTGCACACGAGCTCGCACCTCGACACGCTGCTGGAGCGGGAGGACCTGAGCCTGCCCGAGCTGCTGGACGAGGAGGACGTGCTGCAGGAGTGCAAGGTCGTCAACCGAAAGCTGCTGGACTTTCTGCTGCAGCCGCCACACCTGCAGGCCATGGTGGCCTGGGTCACCCAGGAGCCGCCGGCCAGCGGCGAGGAGCGGCTGCGCTACAA GTACCCCAGCGTGGCCTGCGAGATCCTGACGTCGGACGTGCCCCAGATCAACGACGCGCTGGGTGCGGACGAGTCCCTGCTGCACCGGCTCTACGGCTTCCTGCAGAGCAGCGGCAGGCTCAACCCGCTGCTGGCCAGCTTCTTCAGCAAGGTCATGGGCGTCCTCATCAACCGCAAGACCGACCAG CTCGTGTCCTTCCTGCGGAAGAAGGAGGATTTTGTGGACCTGCTGCTGCAGCACATCGGCACCTCGGCCATCATGGACCTCCTGCTGCGCCTCCTCACCTGCGTGGAGCGGCCCCAGCTGAGGCAGGACGTGGTCAAC TGGCTCAATGAGGAGAAGATCATCCAGCGGCTCATCGAGCAGATCCACCCGTCGAAGGATGACAAC CAACATTCCAACGCATCCCAGTCCCTGTGCGACATCATCCGCCTGAGCCGGGAGCAGATGATCCAAGTGCAGGAGAGCCCGGAGCCTGACCAGCTGGTGGCCACCCTGGAGAA GCAGGAGACGATCGAGCAGCTTCTGAGCAACATGTTGGAGGGGGAGCAGAGCCAGTCCGTCATCGTGAGCGGGATCCAGGTGCTACTGACGCTGCTGGAGCCCAGGAGGCCCAG GTCCGAGTCTGTGACTGTGAACAACTTCTTCAGCAGCGTGGATGGACAGCTGGAGCTCCTGGCCCAGGCAGCCCTGGACGGCACCGTGTCCAGCGTGGGGACCCTGCACGCCCTGCGCCCGCGGCTCAGCCGCTTCCACCAGCTCCTGCTAGAGCCGCCCGAG CTGGAGCCGCTGCGCACGACATGGGGCAGCCTGGCCCCGCCGCTGGGCAACACGCGGTTGCATGTGGTCAAGCTGCTGGCCAGCGCCCTGAGCGCCAGCGATGCGGCCCTGACCCAGGAGCTCTTGGCGCTGGACGTGCCCAACACCCTTCTG GACCTCTTCTTCCACTATGTGTTCAACAATTTCTTGCACGCCCAAGTGGAGGTGTGTGTGAGCACGATGCTGAGCTCTGGGCCCCCTTCCAACAGCAGCTCTGACACACCCGCCCAGAACCCTGTCGTGAAACAC CTGCTGCAGCAGTGCCGCCTGGTGGAGCGCATCCTGACCTCCTGGGAGGAGAACGACCGCGTGCA GTCCGCAGGGGGCCCTCGGAAAGGCTACATGGGCCACTTGACAAGGGTGGCCAACGCTCTGGCGCAGAACTCGGAGAAGGGGCCCAACGCCGAGCAGCTGGGGCAGCTGCTGAAGG AGCTGCCAGAGGAGCAGCGGGAGCGGTGGGAGGTGTTCGTGTCGGGACCCCTGGCGGAGACCAACAAGAAGAACACGGTGGACCTG GTGAACACCCACCACCTGCACTCCTCCAGCGACGACGAGGACGACAGGCTCAAGGAGTTCAACTTCCCGGAGGAGGCGGTGCTGCAGCag GCCTTCATGGACTTCCAGATGCAGCGCATGACCTCAGCCTTCATCGACCACTTTGGCTTCAATGACGAGGAGTttggggagcaggaggagagcGTGAA CGCGCCTTTCGACAAGACGGCCAACATCACCTTCTCCCTCAACGCTGACGACGACAAC CCCAACGCCAACCTGCTTGAGATATGCTACAAGGACCGGATCCAGCAGTTTGATGacgaggaggaggacgaggaagaGGGCCAGGGTTCGGGGGGGTCTGATGGAGAGGATGGTGCCTGGCAGGGCGGCCAGCTGGCCAGGGGGGCCCGCCTGGGCCAGCCCCCGGGTGTGCG GAGCGGAGGCAGCACAGACAGCGAGGAGGACGAGGACGACGAGGAGGACGAGGACGACGAGGATGGTGACCGGCGGGTGGCCCGTGGCAGGGCTGGGCCCGCCTCtcatcccagccccagcccccagcctccag GCCCCAGCTGGACAGCTACCTTTGACCCAGTGCCTGTGGATGCCCCAACTGGCCCCCAAGCCTGCAGGGAGAAGGAACTGCACTCTGGGCCCCCTGCCCCACAGGAGCCCTGCAACGGGCCCCCGGACCCCCCTGCCCCGAGCCCAGCCGGCCCTGCGGCCCCCAGCACCCTGCAGCTCAG GTCTCAGGATCCCATCCCTTCCTCAGCACCTCAGGAAGCCACAGACGGCAGCAAAGTCGCGGAGCCCTCGG CCCCCTGCCAGGCCTTGGTCAGTGTTGGGGACCTCCAGGCCACCCTCAGAGGGACGCACTCCGCCCCCAGCTCCTTGGACAG GTAA
- the PPP6R1 gene encoding serine/threonine-protein phosphatase 6 regulatory subunit 1 isoform X1 gives MFWKFDLHTSSHLDTLLEREDLSLPELLDEEDVLQECKVVNRKLLDFLLQPPHLQAMVAWVTQEPPASGEERLRYKYPSVACEILTSDVPQINDALGADESLLHRLYGFLQSSGRLNPLLASFFSKVMGVLINRKTDQLVSFLRKKEDFVDLLLQHIGTSAIMDLLLRLLTCVERPQLRQDVVNWLNEEKIIQRLIEQIHPSKDDNQHSNASQSLCDIIRLSREQMIQVQESPEPDQLVATLEKQETIEQLLSNMLEGEQSQSVIVSGIQVLLTLLEPRRPRSESVTVNNFFSSVDGQLELLAQAALDGTVSSVGTLHALRPRLSRFHQLLLEPPELEPLRTTWGSLAPPLGNTRLHVVKLLASALSASDAALTQELLALDVPNTLLDLFFHYVFNNFLHAQVEVCVSTMLSSGPPSNSSSDTPAQNPVVKHLLQQCRLVERILTSWEENDRVQSAGGPRKGYMGHLTRVANALAQNSEKGPNAEQLGQLLKELPEEQRERWEVFVSGPLAETNKKNTVDLVNTHHLHSSSDDEDDRLKEFNFPEEAVLQQAFMDFQMQRMTSAFIDHFGFNDEEFGEQEESVNAPFDKTANITFSLNADDDNPNANLLEICYKDRIQQFDDEEEDEEEGQGSGGSDGEDGAWQGGQLARGARLGQPPGVRSGGSTDSEEDEDDEEDEDDEDGDRRVARGRAGPASHPSPSPQPPGPSWTATFDPVPVDAPTGPQACREKELHSGPPAPQEPCNGPPDPPAPSPAGPAAPSTLQLRSQDPIPSSAPQEATDGSKVAEPSAPCQALVSVGDLQATLRGTHSAPSSLDSATRDPATSVPAPRAHQPPQTTEGVKSPESLGLPRSQSALALEPLLMPNGSAPGGPASPGSQ, from the exons ATGTTTTGGAAGTTTGACCTGCACACGAGCTCGCACCTCGACACGCTGCTGGAGCGGGAGGACCTGAGCCTGCCCGAGCTGCTGGACGAGGAGGACGTGCTGCAGGAGTGCAAGGTCGTCAACCGAAAGCTGCTGGACTTTCTGCTGCAGCCGCCACACCTGCAGGCCATGGTGGCCTGGGTCACCCAGGAGCCGCCGGCCAGCGGCGAGGAGCGGCTGCGCTACAA GTACCCCAGCGTGGCCTGCGAGATCCTGACGTCGGACGTGCCCCAGATCAACGACGCGCTGGGTGCGGACGAGTCCCTGCTGCACCGGCTCTACGGCTTCCTGCAGAGCAGCGGCAGGCTCAACCCGCTGCTGGCCAGCTTCTTCAGCAAGGTCATGGGCGTCCTCATCAACCGCAAGACCGACCAG CTCGTGTCCTTCCTGCGGAAGAAGGAGGATTTTGTGGACCTGCTGCTGCAGCACATCGGCACCTCGGCCATCATGGACCTCCTGCTGCGCCTCCTCACCTGCGTGGAGCGGCCCCAGCTGAGGCAGGACGTGGTCAAC TGGCTCAATGAGGAGAAGATCATCCAGCGGCTCATCGAGCAGATCCACCCGTCGAAGGATGACAAC CAACATTCCAACGCATCCCAGTCCCTGTGCGACATCATCCGCCTGAGCCGGGAGCAGATGATCCAAGTGCAGGAGAGCCCGGAGCCTGACCAGCTGGTGGCCACCCTGGAGAA GCAGGAGACGATCGAGCAGCTTCTGAGCAACATGTTGGAGGGGGAGCAGAGCCAGTCCGTCATCGTGAGCGGGATCCAGGTGCTACTGACGCTGCTGGAGCCCAGGAGGCCCAG GTCCGAGTCTGTGACTGTGAACAACTTCTTCAGCAGCGTGGATGGACAGCTGGAGCTCCTGGCCCAGGCAGCCCTGGACGGCACCGTGTCCAGCGTGGGGACCCTGCACGCCCTGCGCCCGCGGCTCAGCCGCTTCCACCAGCTCCTGCTAGAGCCGCCCGAG CTGGAGCCGCTGCGCACGACATGGGGCAGCCTGGCCCCGCCGCTGGGCAACACGCGGTTGCATGTGGTCAAGCTGCTGGCCAGCGCCCTGAGCGCCAGCGATGCGGCCCTGACCCAGGAGCTCTTGGCGCTGGACGTGCCCAACACCCTTCTG GACCTCTTCTTCCACTATGTGTTCAACAATTTCTTGCACGCCCAAGTGGAGGTGTGTGTGAGCACGATGCTGAGCTCTGGGCCCCCTTCCAACAGCAGCTCTGACACACCCGCCCAGAACCCTGTCGTGAAACAC CTGCTGCAGCAGTGCCGCCTGGTGGAGCGCATCCTGACCTCCTGGGAGGAGAACGACCGCGTGCA GTCCGCAGGGGGCCCTCGGAAAGGCTACATGGGCCACTTGACAAGGGTGGCCAACGCTCTGGCGCAGAACTCGGAGAAGGGGCCCAACGCCGAGCAGCTGGGGCAGCTGCTGAAGG AGCTGCCAGAGGAGCAGCGGGAGCGGTGGGAGGTGTTCGTGTCGGGACCCCTGGCGGAGACCAACAAGAAGAACACGGTGGACCTG GTGAACACCCACCACCTGCACTCCTCCAGCGACGACGAGGACGACAGGCTCAAGGAGTTCAACTTCCCGGAGGAGGCGGTGCTGCAGCag GCCTTCATGGACTTCCAGATGCAGCGCATGACCTCAGCCTTCATCGACCACTTTGGCTTCAATGACGAGGAGTttggggagcaggaggagagcGTGAA CGCGCCTTTCGACAAGACGGCCAACATCACCTTCTCCCTCAACGCTGACGACGACAAC CCCAACGCCAACCTGCTTGAGATATGCTACAAGGACCGGATCCAGCAGTTTGATGacgaggaggaggacgaggaagaGGGCCAGGGTTCGGGGGGGTCTGATGGAGAGGATGGTGCCTGGCAGGGCGGCCAGCTGGCCAGGGGGGCCCGCCTGGGCCAGCCCCCGGGTGTGCG GAGCGGAGGCAGCACAGACAGCGAGGAGGACGAGGACGACGAGGAGGACGAGGACGACGAGGATGGTGACCGGCGGGTGGCCCGTGGCAGGGCTGGGCCCGCCTCtcatcccagccccagcccccagcctccag GCCCCAGCTGGACAGCTACCTTTGACCCAGTGCCTGTGGATGCCCCAACTGGCCCCCAAGCCTGCAGGGAGAAGGAACTGCACTCTGGGCCCCCTGCCCCACAGGAGCCCTGCAACGGGCCCCCGGACCCCCCTGCCCCGAGCCCAGCCGGCCCTGCGGCCCCCAGCACCCTGCAGCTCAG GTCTCAGGATCCCATCCCTTCCTCAGCACCTCAGGAAGCCACAGACGGCAGCAAAGTCGCGGAGCCCTCGG CCCCCTGCCAGGCCTTGGTCAGTGTTGGGGACCTCCAGGCCACCCTCAGAGGGACGCACTCCGCCCCCAGCTCCTTGGACAG TGCAACCAGAGACCCTGCTACCTCTGTCCCGGCCCCCAGGGCCCACCAGCCCCCCCAGACCACGGAGGGGGTGAAGAGCCCAGAGTCCTTGGGGCTGCCCCGAAGCCAGAG TGCCCTGGCCCTTGAGCCACTTCTGATGCCCAATGGCTCTGCCCCAGGAGGGCCGGCGTCCCCGGGCTCCCA GTAA
- the PPP6R1 gene encoding serine/threonine-protein phosphatase 6 regulatory subunit 1 isoform X6: MGVLINRKTDQLVSFLRKKEDFVDLLLQHIGTSAIMDLLLRLLTCVERPQLRQDVVNWLNEEKIIQRLIEQIHPSKDDNQHSNASQSLCDIIRLSREQMIQVQESPEPDQLVATLEKQETIEQLLSNMLEGEQSQSVIVSGIQVLLTLLEPRRPRSESVTVNNFFSSVDGQLELLAQAALDGTVSSVGTLHALRPRLSRFHQLLLEPPELEPLRTTWGSLAPPLGNTRLHVVKLLASALSASDAALTQELLALDVPNTLLDLFFHYVFNNFLHAQVEVCVSTMLSSGPPSNSSSDTPAQNPVVKHLLQQCRLVERILTSWEENDRVQSAGGPRKGYMGHLTRVANALAQNSEKGPNAEQLGQLLKELPEEQRERWEVFVSGPLAETNKKNTVDLVNTHHLHSSSDDEDDRLKEFNFPEEAVLQQAFMDFQMQRMTSAFIDHFGFNDEEFGEQEESVNAPFDKTANITFSLNADDDNPNANLLEICYKDRIQQFDDEEEDEEEGQGSGGSDGEDGAWQGGQLARGARLGQPPGVRSGGSTDSEEDEDDEEDEDDEDGDRRVARGRAGPASHPSPSPQPPGPSWTATFDPVPVDAPTGPQACREKELHSGPPAPQEPCNGPPDPPAPSPAGPAAPSTLQLRSQDPIPSSAPQEATDGSKVAEPSAPCQALVSVGDLQATLRGTHSAPSSLDSATRDPATSVPAPRAHQPPQTTEGVKSPESLGLPRSQSALALEPLLMPNGSAPGGPASPGSQ; this comes from the exons ATGGGCGTCCTCATCAACCGCAAGACCGACCAG CTCGTGTCCTTCCTGCGGAAGAAGGAGGATTTTGTGGACCTGCTGCTGCAGCACATCGGCACCTCGGCCATCATGGACCTCCTGCTGCGCCTCCTCACCTGCGTGGAGCGGCCCCAGCTGAGGCAGGACGTGGTCAAC TGGCTCAATGAGGAGAAGATCATCCAGCGGCTCATCGAGCAGATCCACCCGTCGAAGGATGACAAC CAACATTCCAACGCATCCCAGTCCCTGTGCGACATCATCCGCCTGAGCCGGGAGCAGATGATCCAAGTGCAGGAGAGCCCGGAGCCTGACCAGCTGGTGGCCACCCTGGAGAA GCAGGAGACGATCGAGCAGCTTCTGAGCAACATGTTGGAGGGGGAGCAGAGCCAGTCCGTCATCGTGAGCGGGATCCAGGTGCTACTGACGCTGCTGGAGCCCAGGAGGCCCAG GTCCGAGTCTGTGACTGTGAACAACTTCTTCAGCAGCGTGGATGGACAGCTGGAGCTCCTGGCCCAGGCAGCCCTGGACGGCACCGTGTCCAGCGTGGGGACCCTGCACGCCCTGCGCCCGCGGCTCAGCCGCTTCCACCAGCTCCTGCTAGAGCCGCCCGAG CTGGAGCCGCTGCGCACGACATGGGGCAGCCTGGCCCCGCCGCTGGGCAACACGCGGTTGCATGTGGTCAAGCTGCTGGCCAGCGCCCTGAGCGCCAGCGATGCGGCCCTGACCCAGGAGCTCTTGGCGCTGGACGTGCCCAACACCCTTCTG GACCTCTTCTTCCACTATGTGTTCAACAATTTCTTGCACGCCCAAGTGGAGGTGTGTGTGAGCACGATGCTGAGCTCTGGGCCCCCTTCCAACAGCAGCTCTGACACACCCGCCCAGAACCCTGTCGTGAAACAC CTGCTGCAGCAGTGCCGCCTGGTGGAGCGCATCCTGACCTCCTGGGAGGAGAACGACCGCGTGCA GTCCGCAGGGGGCCCTCGGAAAGGCTACATGGGCCACTTGACAAGGGTGGCCAACGCTCTGGCGCAGAACTCGGAGAAGGGGCCCAACGCCGAGCAGCTGGGGCAGCTGCTGAAGG AGCTGCCAGAGGAGCAGCGGGAGCGGTGGGAGGTGTTCGTGTCGGGACCCCTGGCGGAGACCAACAAGAAGAACACGGTGGACCTG GTGAACACCCACCACCTGCACTCCTCCAGCGACGACGAGGACGACAGGCTCAAGGAGTTCAACTTCCCGGAGGAGGCGGTGCTGCAGCag GCCTTCATGGACTTCCAGATGCAGCGCATGACCTCAGCCTTCATCGACCACTTTGGCTTCAATGACGAGGAGTttggggagcaggaggagagcGTGAA CGCGCCTTTCGACAAGACGGCCAACATCACCTTCTCCCTCAACGCTGACGACGACAAC CCCAACGCCAACCTGCTTGAGATATGCTACAAGGACCGGATCCAGCAGTTTGATGacgaggaggaggacgaggaagaGGGCCAGGGTTCGGGGGGGTCTGATGGAGAGGATGGTGCCTGGCAGGGCGGCCAGCTGGCCAGGGGGGCCCGCCTGGGCCAGCCCCCGGGTGTGCG GAGCGGAGGCAGCACAGACAGCGAGGAGGACGAGGACGACGAGGAGGACGAGGACGACGAGGATGGTGACCGGCGGGTGGCCCGTGGCAGGGCTGGGCCCGCCTCtcatcccagccccagcccccagcctccag GCCCCAGCTGGACAGCTACCTTTGACCCAGTGCCTGTGGATGCCCCAACTGGCCCCCAAGCCTGCAGGGAGAAGGAACTGCACTCTGGGCCCCCTGCCCCACAGGAGCCCTGCAACGGGCCCCCGGACCCCCCTGCCCCGAGCCCAGCCGGCCCTGCGGCCCCCAGCACCCTGCAGCTCAG GTCTCAGGATCCCATCCCTTCCTCAGCACCTCAGGAAGCCACAGACGGCAGCAAAGTCGCGGAGCCCTCGG CCCCCTGCCAGGCCTTGGTCAGTGTTGGGGACCTCCAGGCCACCCTCAGAGGGACGCACTCCGCCCCCAGCTCCTTGGACAG TGCAACCAGAGACCCTGCTACCTCTGTCCCGGCCCCCAGGGCCCACCAGCCCCCCCAGACCACGGAGGGGGTGAAGAGCCCAGAGTCCTTGGGGCTGCCCCGAAGCCAGAG TGCCCTGGCCCTTGAGCCACTTCTGATGCCCAATGGCTCTGCCCCAGGAGGGCCGGCGTCCCCGGGCTCCCA GTAA
- the PPP6R1 gene encoding serine/threonine-protein phosphatase 6 regulatory subunit 1 isoform X3: MFWKFDLHTSSHLDTLLEREDLSLPELLDEEDVLQECKVVNRKLLDFLLQPPHLQAMVAWVTQEPPASGEERLRYKYPSVACEILTSDVPQINDALGADESLLHRLYGFLQSSGRLNPLLASFFSKVMGVLINRKTDQLVSFLRKKEDFVDLLLQHIGTSAIMDLLLRLLTCVERPQLRQDVVNWLNEEKIIQRLIEQIHPSKDDNQHSNASQSLCDIIRLSREQMIQVQESPEPDQLVATLEKQETIEQLLSNMLEGEQSQSVIVSGIQVLLTLLEPRRPRSESVTVNNFFSSVDGQLELLAQAALDGTVSSVGTLHALRPRLSRFHQLLLEPPELEPLRTTWGSLAPPLGNTRLHVVKLLASALSASDAALTQELLALDVPNTLLDLFFHYVFNNFLHAQVEVCVSTMLSSGPPSNSSSDTPAQNPVVKHLLQQCRLVERILTSWEENDRVQSAGGPRKGYMGHLTRVANALAQNSEKGPNAEQLGQLLKELPEEQRERWEVFVSGPLAETNKKNTVDLVNTHHLHSSSDDEDDRLKEFNFPEEAVLQQAFMDFQMQRMTSAFIDHFGFNDEEFGEQEESVNAPFDKTANITFSLNADDDNPNANLLEICYKDRIQQFDDEEEDEEEGQGSGGSDGEDGAWQGGQLARGARLGQPPGVRSGGSTDSEEDEDDEEDEDDEDGDRRVARGRAGPASHPSPSPQPPGPSWTATFDPVPVDAPTGPQACREKELHSGPPAPQEPCNGPPDPPAPSPAGPAAPSTLQLRSQDPIPSSAPQEATDGSKVAEPSAPCQALVSVGDLQATLRGTHSAPSSLDSATRDPATSVPAPRAHQPPQTTEGVKSPESLGLPRSQR; the protein is encoded by the exons ATGTTTTGGAAGTTTGACCTGCACACGAGCTCGCACCTCGACACGCTGCTGGAGCGGGAGGACCTGAGCCTGCCCGAGCTGCTGGACGAGGAGGACGTGCTGCAGGAGTGCAAGGTCGTCAACCGAAAGCTGCTGGACTTTCTGCTGCAGCCGCCACACCTGCAGGCCATGGTGGCCTGGGTCACCCAGGAGCCGCCGGCCAGCGGCGAGGAGCGGCTGCGCTACAA GTACCCCAGCGTGGCCTGCGAGATCCTGACGTCGGACGTGCCCCAGATCAACGACGCGCTGGGTGCGGACGAGTCCCTGCTGCACCGGCTCTACGGCTTCCTGCAGAGCAGCGGCAGGCTCAACCCGCTGCTGGCCAGCTTCTTCAGCAAGGTCATGGGCGTCCTCATCAACCGCAAGACCGACCAG CTCGTGTCCTTCCTGCGGAAGAAGGAGGATTTTGTGGACCTGCTGCTGCAGCACATCGGCACCTCGGCCATCATGGACCTCCTGCTGCGCCTCCTCACCTGCGTGGAGCGGCCCCAGCTGAGGCAGGACGTGGTCAAC TGGCTCAATGAGGAGAAGATCATCCAGCGGCTCATCGAGCAGATCCACCCGTCGAAGGATGACAAC CAACATTCCAACGCATCCCAGTCCCTGTGCGACATCATCCGCCTGAGCCGGGAGCAGATGATCCAAGTGCAGGAGAGCCCGGAGCCTGACCAGCTGGTGGCCACCCTGGAGAA GCAGGAGACGATCGAGCAGCTTCTGAGCAACATGTTGGAGGGGGAGCAGAGCCAGTCCGTCATCGTGAGCGGGATCCAGGTGCTACTGACGCTGCTGGAGCCCAGGAGGCCCAG GTCCGAGTCTGTGACTGTGAACAACTTCTTCAGCAGCGTGGATGGACAGCTGGAGCTCCTGGCCCAGGCAGCCCTGGACGGCACCGTGTCCAGCGTGGGGACCCTGCACGCCCTGCGCCCGCGGCTCAGCCGCTTCCACCAGCTCCTGCTAGAGCCGCCCGAG CTGGAGCCGCTGCGCACGACATGGGGCAGCCTGGCCCCGCCGCTGGGCAACACGCGGTTGCATGTGGTCAAGCTGCTGGCCAGCGCCCTGAGCGCCAGCGATGCGGCCCTGACCCAGGAGCTCTTGGCGCTGGACGTGCCCAACACCCTTCTG GACCTCTTCTTCCACTATGTGTTCAACAATTTCTTGCACGCCCAAGTGGAGGTGTGTGTGAGCACGATGCTGAGCTCTGGGCCCCCTTCCAACAGCAGCTCTGACACACCCGCCCAGAACCCTGTCGTGAAACAC CTGCTGCAGCAGTGCCGCCTGGTGGAGCGCATCCTGACCTCCTGGGAGGAGAACGACCGCGTGCA GTCCGCAGGGGGCCCTCGGAAAGGCTACATGGGCCACTTGACAAGGGTGGCCAACGCTCTGGCGCAGAACTCGGAGAAGGGGCCCAACGCCGAGCAGCTGGGGCAGCTGCTGAAGG AGCTGCCAGAGGAGCAGCGGGAGCGGTGGGAGGTGTTCGTGTCGGGACCCCTGGCGGAGACCAACAAGAAGAACACGGTGGACCTG GTGAACACCCACCACCTGCACTCCTCCAGCGACGACGAGGACGACAGGCTCAAGGAGTTCAACTTCCCGGAGGAGGCGGTGCTGCAGCag GCCTTCATGGACTTCCAGATGCAGCGCATGACCTCAGCCTTCATCGACCACTTTGGCTTCAATGACGAGGAGTttggggagcaggaggagagcGTGAA CGCGCCTTTCGACAAGACGGCCAACATCACCTTCTCCCTCAACGCTGACGACGACAAC CCCAACGCCAACCTGCTTGAGATATGCTACAAGGACCGGATCCAGCAGTTTGATGacgaggaggaggacgaggaagaGGGCCAGGGTTCGGGGGGGTCTGATGGAGAGGATGGTGCCTGGCAGGGCGGCCAGCTGGCCAGGGGGGCCCGCCTGGGCCAGCCCCCGGGTGTGCG GAGCGGAGGCAGCACAGACAGCGAGGAGGACGAGGACGACGAGGAGGACGAGGACGACGAGGATGGTGACCGGCGGGTGGCCCGTGGCAGGGCTGGGCCCGCCTCtcatcccagccccagcccccagcctccag GCCCCAGCTGGACAGCTACCTTTGACCCAGTGCCTGTGGATGCCCCAACTGGCCCCCAAGCCTGCAGGGAGAAGGAACTGCACTCTGGGCCCCCTGCCCCACAGGAGCCCTGCAACGGGCCCCCGGACCCCCCTGCCCCGAGCCCAGCCGGCCCTGCGGCCCCCAGCACCCTGCAGCTCAG GTCTCAGGATCCCATCCCTTCCTCAGCACCTCAGGAAGCCACAGACGGCAGCAAAGTCGCGGAGCCCTCGG CCCCCTGCCAGGCCTTGGTCAGTGTTGGGGACCTCCAGGCCACCCTCAGAGGGACGCACTCCGCCCCCAGCTCCTTGGACAG TGCAACCAGAGACCCTGCTACCTCTGTCCCGGCCCCCAGGGCCCACCAGCCCCCCCAGACCACGGAGGGGGTGAAGAGCCCAGAGTCCTTGGGGCTGCCCCGAAGCCAGAG GTAA